Proteins encoded within one genomic window of Humulus lupulus chromosome 1, drHumLupu1.1, whole genome shotgun sequence:
- the LOC133788278 gene encoding heavy metal-associated isoprenylated plant protein 26-like, producing the protein MGVLDHFSHVFDCSHGSSKHKKRKQLQTVEVKVRIDCEGCERKVKRAVEGMKGVKSVDVERKANKLTVVGYVEPSKVVARVAHRTGKKAEIWPYVPYDVVEHPYAPGVYDKKAPSGYVRNTYDPHVGQLARASSTEVRYTTAFSDENPAACAIM; encoded by the exons ATGGGGGTTTTAGATCATTTCTCTCATGTCTTTGATTGTTCTCATGGTAGTTCCAAGCACAAGAAACGCAAGCAATTGCAG ACGGTGGAGGTGAAAGTGAGAATTGACTGCGAAGGATGCGAGAGAAAAGTGAAACGAGCAGTGGAGGGAATGAAGGGCGTGAAATCCGTGGACGTAGAGCGCAAGGCTAACAAGCTCACAGTCGTTGGATATGTGGAGCCCTCCAAGGTGGTGGCCCGCGTGGCGCATCGGACGGGTAAGAAGGCTGAGATCTGGCCTTACGTACCATACGACGTCGTCGAGCATCCCTACGCGCCTGGGGTTTACGACAAGAAAGCCCCCTCTGGGTATGTGCGAAACACCTATGACCCACACGTGGGGCAGCTGGCACGTGCGAGTTCCACTGAGGTGCGGTACACCACTGCTTTCAGTGATGAAAACCCAGCTGCTTGTGCTATCATGTGA